A region from the Benincasa hispida cultivar B227 chromosome 12, ASM972705v1, whole genome shotgun sequence genome encodes:
- the LOC120067738 gene encoding uncharacterized protein LOC120067738, protein MIMRKLCTFECFILCSFLFAVLVSSKFHGNPANDLVDIINRNRTAAKLSHLSDSAGLGCMALQFVNFCKGNCTSNNTVNCNPSSDNFTEIFAPDCGVELPTFDTITGQIVACQPGYLEPTEAFSRALVPDKKTLSLLRNKSHTEVGVGMVGVHKGPFFWCVLFSSGKTNSTFVLENHGLGIKQKRGCFSGSSVECNRGHSNGAFWNNVSVILFFFIISCKISAFSFMVM, encoded by the exons ATGATAATGAGGAAGCTCTGTACCTTTGAGTGCTTCATTCTCTGTTCTTTCCTGTTTGCTGTTCTTGTTTCCTCCAAGTTCCATG GAAACCCAGCAAATGATCTTGTGGATATCATCAACAGAAACCGAACAGCTGCGAAGCTCTCTCACCTGAGTGACAGTGCAGGTCTTGGGTGCATGGCGCTGCAATTTGTAAACTTCTGCAAAGGGAACTGTACTAGTAACAACACTGTAAATTGCAATCCATCCTCTGACAACTTCACCGAAATCTTCGCTCCAGATTGCGGTGTTGAGCTGCCAACTTTTGACACGATAACCGGCCAAATTGTGGCTTGTCAACCTGGATATCTCGAGCCAACAGAGGCTTTCTCCCGAGCGCTTGTTCCTGACAAGAAAACTCTCTCACTGTTGAGGAATAAATCTCACACAGAAGTAGGGGTGGGGATGGTTGGGGTTCACAAAGGGCCATTCTTCTGGTGTGTATTGTTCAGTAGTGGGAAGACAAATTCAACATTTGTTCTTGAAAATCATGGTTTGGGTATCAAGCAAAAGAGAGGATGCTTCAGTGGAAGTAGTGTTGAATGCAATAGAGGTCACTCCAATGGAGCTTTTTGGAACAATGTTTCCGTTATTCTGTTCTTTTTTATTATCTCTTGCAAGATTTCTGCATTTTCATTTATGGTGATGTGA
- the LOC120067736 gene encoding probable dolichyl pyrophosphate Glc1Man9GlcNAc2 alpha-1,3-glucosyltransferase, whose product MEDHRWEDISKGPKPRKPVLELLWFFAIAACIKLLLIPSYHSTDFEVHRHWLALTHSLPHSQWYFDETSQWTLDYPPFFAYFERFLSIFANIVDPQIVHLQKGLDYNTNSVVYFQRITVIVSDLCLLYGVYRLTRNLDPIKRKLIWVLLVWSPALVIVDHLHFQYNGFLLGMLLISLSYLEEGRDLMGGFFFAVLLCFKHLFAVAAPVYFVYLLRHYCRGGFVRGFGRLTIMGSVVVAVFAAAYGPFIYHGQIQQVIRRMFPFGRGLCHAYWAPNFWVFYILLDKGLSILLRKLGFSIKIPTASFTNGLVGDSSPFSVLPQITPLSTFVVVLLALSPCLIKAFKEPQPRMITRWVAYAYACGFLFGWHVHEKASLHFVIPLAVVAVQSLEDARHYFVLSIVSCYSLFPLLFEAQEYPIKVLLLLLHSSLMWLGFSAQFDKGEPVKQARSKTKRQHIQTKGSTTATGEPFHIRFIEKVYIVGLLIVEIWAQFLHPFILGGKFPFVPLMLISMYCSLGVMYSWIWQLRWILSPTN is encoded by the exons ATGGAGGATCACCGGTGGGAAGACATTAGCAAAGGCCCAAAACCCAGAAAGCCAGTGCTCGAGCTCTTATGGTTCTTCGCCATAGCTGCCTGCATCAAGCTCCTCCTGATTCCATCTTACCACAGCACAGATTTTGAGGTCCATCGCCATTGGCTCGCTCTGACCCACTCTCTCCCTCACTCTCAATGGTACTTCGACGAGACCAGCCAATGGACTCTCGATTACCCCCCATTTTTTGCATATTTCGAACGCTTCCTTTCAATTTTCGCTAATATTGTCGACCCCCAGATTGTGCATCTTCAAAAGGGTTTAGATTATAACACCAATAGTGTCGTATACTTCCAAAGAATTACGGTTATTGTATCCGATCTGTGTCTTCTATATGGGGTTTATAGATTGACGAGGAATTTGGATCCGATTAAGCGCAAATTAATCTGGGTTTTACTTGTTTGGTCCCCTGCGCTCGTGATTGTGGATCATTTGCATTTTCAGTATAATGGCTTTCTTCTTGGGATGCTTCTGATTTCCCTTTCGTATTTGGAGGAGGGGAGGGATTTGATGGGTGGGTTCTTTTTTGCAGTTTTGTTGTGCTTCAAGCATTTGTTTGCTGTTGCTGCACCTGTTTATTTCGTTTATTTGTTAAGGCATTACTGTCGGGGAGGATTTGTAAGAGGTTTTGGGCGGCTTACAATTATGGGATCTGTTGTTGTGGCAGTTTTTGCGGCTGCTTATGGGCCGTTTATCTATCACGGTCAG ATACAGCAAGTCATCCGACGCATGTTTCCTTTTGGCAGGGGACTTTGCCATGCATATTGGGCCCCAAATTTCTgggttttttatattttactggATAAAGGACTGTCAATCTTGCTCAGAAAACTTGGATTTAGTATCAAGATTCCAACAGCTTCATTTACCAATGGTCTAGTTGGTGATTCATCTCCGTTTTCTGTGCTACCTCAG ATCACTCCCTTGTCAACCTTTGTTGTGGTGCTGCTGGCTTTGTCTCCTTGCCTAATCAAAGCTTTCAAAGAACCTCAGCCACGCATGATCACTAGATGGGTGGCCTATGCTTATGCATGTGGTTTTTTATTTGGGTGGCATGTTCATGAAAAAGCATCACTTCACTTTGTAATTCCGCTTGCTGTTGTTGCAGTGCAAAGTTTGGAGGATGCAAGGCATTACTTCGTATTATCAATAG TGTCTTGCTATTCTTTGTTCCCGCTTCTTTTTGAAGCCCAAGAATATCCCATCAAAGTGCTTCTATTGCTGTTGCACTCCAGTCTGATGTGGTTAGGCTTTTCTGCACAATTTGACAAAGGAGAGCCAGTTAAACAAGCCAGATCAAAGACGAAGCGACAACACATACAAACAAAGGGAAGTACGACTGCAACTGGAGAACCATTCCATATTAGATTCATCGAGAAGGTTTATATTGTTGGTCTTCTAATAGTTGAAATCTGGGCTCAGTTTTTGCATCCTTTTATTCTAGGAGGTAAGTTTCCTTTTGTACCACTGATGTTGATTTCTATGTATTGCTCACTTGGAGTCATGTACTCTTGGATTTGGCAGTTGAGATGGATTCTTAGTCCTACTAATTGA